AGACTTTTTGCAGATTGGTCGGCTTTAGCAAGAAAAACCTCGTTGGTCTCAACATCATTATTGAAAATCGGATTATCGATATGGTCAATAAAAACTTTGTTTTTGAAAAGGTCTTTTGCAAAAATCAAATCTTCGTAACCATATTGCGTAATCGTTTCATTGAAAGGATTCTTTTCTAATACCGATTTTCTAACAATAAAATTATTAGTCTGAAAATCCAGATAAGGAGATTTCAAACGTTGTTTTAAAGGTAGATTCTCCCTTTCCACTGCGAATCTCCATCTAAGTCCATATTCCGCAGAAGGCTTTACATCACTCACTTTTCTGCCACCAAAAACGACGTCGGGATTTTTAGTATTAATAAAATCGATATAATTTTTGAGAAAATTCTGACTGATGATTTTTCCATCACAATCAAGAAAAAGTAAATATTCTGACTGAGTATATTTAAGAAATAGATTTCGGATTTTAGAACGTCCAATGTTTTTATTTAGGAAAATAAACCGACTGACAGTCTTTTCTAAATTTTTATTTTTATTAATAAATTCAGCTTTAGAAGCATCATCGATTATGATAATTTCAGCATTCAATTGATTTGAATTAATCTGATTCTGAAGGTCATTCACCAAATCATTCACATCGAAATTATAAACAGGAATACAAATACTGAGCTTCATACTTTGTCTATAATTTTCTGAATGTCTAATTCCTCAAGACAAGCATAATCGCCCCGGAAACATGCTTTATCACCAAAAACAGAGCAAGGTCTGCAGGACAAATCTTTAACGTGGACAATGTCATCTTCACTTTGTCCGTAGCCCAAAAAGCCTGCATAATGATGAGTAGAACCCCAAACGGAGATACATCTTGTTCCCATCAAACTGGCCAAATGCATATTCGCCGAGTCCATAGAAATCATCAATTCTAACTCGGATATTTTTTGCAATTCTTCCTTAAGTGTCAATTTCCCGGACAAGCTATGGGTGTTGGGAATTTGTTTTTCCCATTTTGTGAGAATTTCGTTTTCCTCTTTTCCACCACCAAAAAAATAGACTTTGTGAGTTCTTGCAAGAATTCTTGCCAATTCAAAAGATTTTTCTTCAGGCATCATTTTCCCTTTGTGTTGGGCAAAAGGTGCGAAACCAATATCTTTTTTATTATCAGATTGATTTCTTAGCTGATGAGATAATTCAACATTAAATCCCATTCTCCTGAAAACATCCGCATAACGTTCAACGGTTCTTTTCAAAGGAAATTTATCAAGATTCCAAACATCTGTCAGTCGCTCTTTCTCTTCCTTTCCTTTATCAATTTGAAAAATTTTGTAACCGTGCCTGAAGAAAATGGAATTAATCATTTTCGTTCTAATCACATCGTGAAGGTCGGCAACATAATCTGGATTAAATTGCTTGATTAAATGTTTTGTCAGTTTTCTGATTCCGAAAATACCTTTGTAGTCATCGAAACTGACTCCTTGGAATTTCAGTCGTGGATGTTTGTCAAAAAGGTCTTTGAAATTGTCCCTGCTGACGAATACAATTTCTACATCAGGATTCTGCTCTAGAAACTCCACACAGACAGGAACTGTCATTGCTACATCTCCGAATGCCGAAAAACGATATGCCAGAATTCTTTTCACCTATTTTTTTAGTTGAAATGCAACTGCGTAAAATTTGATTTGTTTCGTCATTGCCATCAAGCCATTCGCTCTTGACGGAGACAAAAATTCCTGTAACCCAATTTCTGAAATGAAATCAAAATCAGAATCCAAAATCTCTTG
The genomic region above belongs to Epilithonimonas zeae and contains:
- a CDS encoding glycosyltransferase family 2 protein, with the translated sequence MKLSICIPVYNFDVNDLVNDLQNQINSNQLNAEIIIIDDASKAEFINKNKNLEKTVSRFIFLNKNIGRSKIRNLFLKYTQSEYLLFLDCDGKIISQNFLKNYIDFINTKNPDVVFGGRKVSDVKPSAEYGLRWRFAVERENLPLKQRLKSPYLDFQTNNFIVRKSVLEKNPFNETITQYGYEDLIFAKDLFKNKVFIDHIDNPIFNNDVETNEVFLAKADQSAKSLSQLIKSDKDIERISKIKLAKAYSRLKKTGGIFLYRLIYKLSKPYLQKKLLGGNASLKALDFYKLGQLIYYMSK
- a CDS encoding glycosyltransferase family 9 protein: MKRILAYRFSAFGDVAMTVPVCVEFLEQNPDVEIVFVSRDNFKDLFDKHPRLKFQGVSFDDYKGIFGIRKLTKHLIKQFNPDYVADLHDVIRTKMINSIFFRHGYKIFQIDKGKEEKERLTDVWNLDKFPLKRTVERYADVFRRMGFNVELSHQLRNQSDNKKDIGFAPFAQHKGKMMPEEKSFELARILARTHKVYFFGGGKEENEILTKWEKQIPNTHSLSGKLTLKEELQKISELELMISMDSANMHLASLMGTRCISVWGSTHHYAGFLGYGQSEDDIVHVKDLSCRPCSVFGDKACFRGDYACLEELDIQKIIDKV